In Acidovorax sp. 106, the following proteins share a genomic window:
- a CDS encoding transporter substrate-binding domain-containing protein, producing the protein MSSRTSSFAAAVGRHRTRRTALAVLAAAGLSAALVAPAAHAQSALDNILKAKEIKIAIPTDYPPYGFVGTDLKPQGLDVEMANYIGTKLGVKVELIPVTSANRIPYLQTQKADLVISTLGKNAEREKVIDFTAAYAPFFQAVFASKSLNIKSFADLTGKTVAVTRGAMEDQELAKVAPAGVDVKRFEDHAASISAFVSGQTQAIATSASTAGTIMVKNPGLNTEYKLLLKDSPNFIGVAKGEDKLRTRVNEIIAEAKKAGDLDKLSSKWLGRPAGDLPQ; encoded by the coding sequence ATGAGTTCCCGTACCTCTTCCTTTGCCGCTGCTGTGGGCCGCCACCGCACCCGTCGCACGGCGCTGGCCGTGCTGGCCGCTGCGGGCTTGTCGGCGGCCCTGGTGGCGCCAGCCGCGCACGCCCAGAGCGCGCTCGACAACATCCTCAAGGCCAAAGAGATCAAGATTGCCATCCCTACCGACTACCCGCCCTATGGCTTTGTCGGCACCGACCTCAAGCCCCAGGGCCTGGACGTGGAAATGGCGAATTACATCGGCACCAAGCTGGGTGTGAAGGTGGAACTGATCCCCGTGACCAGCGCCAACCGCATTCCTTACCTGCAAACCCAAAAGGCCGACCTCGTCATTTCCACCCTGGGCAAGAACGCCGAGCGCGAGAAGGTGATCGACTTCACCGCCGCCTACGCCCCGTTCTTCCAGGCCGTGTTTGCCAGCAAGAGCCTGAACATCAAGAGCTTTGCTGACCTGACCGGCAAGACCGTGGCCGTCACGCGCGGCGCCATGGAAGACCAAGAGCTGGCCAAGGTGGCGCCTGCCGGTGTGGACGTGAAGCGCTTTGAAGACCACGCCGCCAGCATCTCGGCCTTTGTGTCGGGCCAGACGCAGGCCATTGCCACCAGTGCCTCCACCGCCGGCACCATCATGGTGAAGAACCCGGGGCTGAACACTGAATACAAGCTGCTGCTCAAAGACAGCCCCAACTTCATCGGCGTGGCCAAGGGTGAAGACAAGTTGCGCACCCGCGTGAACGAGATCATTGCCGAGGCCAAGAAGGCGGGCGACCTGGACAAGCTGTCGAGCAAGTGGCTGGGCCGCCCCGCAGGCGACCTGCCCCAATAA
- a CDS encoding amino acid ABC transporter permease, which translates to MLIQLDFSAVLAAWPLLVRGVVWTIGLTLVGTVLGLLLGTACAWARARNLGHRPAPLRWAVASYVELVRNTPFIVQLFFLFFGLPALGLKLSPEFASVLAMVVNLGAYSSEIIRAGIEATPRGQIEAAHSLALTPGQTFRRVVLPPALQKVWPAMVSQIIIVMLGSAVCGQISTPELSYAANLISSNTFRAFEAFILATLVYLALSMLTRRLLMWVGARFLVGR; encoded by the coding sequence ATGCTGATTCAACTCGACTTTTCTGCCGTGCTGGCCGCGTGGCCGCTGCTGGTGCGCGGCGTGGTGTGGACCATCGGCCTCACCCTCGTGGGCACCGTGCTGGGCTTGCTGCTGGGCACCGCCTGTGCCTGGGCACGGGCGCGCAACCTGGGCCACCGGCCTGCGCCCCTGCGCTGGGCCGTGGCCAGCTATGTGGAACTGGTGCGCAACACGCCCTTCATCGTGCAGCTGTTCTTTCTGTTCTTTGGCCTGCCCGCGCTGGGGCTCAAGCTCTCGCCCGAGTTCGCTTCCGTGCTGGCCATGGTGGTCAACCTGGGGGCCTACTCGTCCGAGATCATTCGGGCGGGCATTGAGGCAACGCCGCGCGGCCAGATCGAGGCCGCGCACAGCCTGGCACTCACGCCGGGGCAGACCTTTCGCCGCGTGGTGCTGCCGCCCGCGCTGCAAAAGGTGTGGCCCGCCATGGTCAGCCAGATCATCATCGTGATGCTGGGCTCTGCCGTGTGCGGGCAAATCTCCACGCCCGAGTTGAGCTACGCCGCCAACCTGATTTCAAGCAACACCTTCCGTGCGTTCGAGGCCTTCATCCTGGCCACGCTGGTGTACCTGGCGCTGTCCATGCTCACCCGCCGCCTGCTGATGTGGGTGGGCGCACGTTTTCTGGTGGGGAGATAA
- a CDS encoding amino acid ABC transporter permease gives MVEFSLWDILRNLLMAARWTVSLSLIAFIGGGLVGLLLLVARLSKLRGTERAVGAYVQVFQGTPLLMQLFLAYFGIALFGIKTSPWTAAAVALTLYTSAYLTEIWRGCVASIPKGQWEAAQSLALNFAEQLRHVVLPQALRIAVPPTVGFLVQVIKGTALASVIGFVELTKAGSMISNATYQPFLVYACVALLYFALCFPVSLVAQSLERKLHGTRR, from the coding sequence ATGGTTGAGTTTTCGTTGTGGGACATCCTGCGCAACCTGCTGATGGCAGCGCGCTGGACGGTGTCTCTCTCCCTCATCGCCTTCATCGGCGGCGGCCTGGTGGGCTTGCTGCTGTTGGTGGCGCGCTTGTCCAAGCTGCGCGGCACGGAGCGCGCCGTGGGCGCGTATGTGCAGGTGTTCCAGGGCACGCCGCTGCTCATGCAGCTGTTCCTGGCGTACTTTGGTATTGCGCTGTTTGGCATCAAGACCTCGCCATGGACGGCGGCGGCCGTGGCGCTCACGCTGTACACCAGCGCCTACCTCACCGAGATCTGGCGCGGCTGCGTGGCCTCCATCCCCAAGGGGCAGTGGGAGGCGGCGCAGAGCCTGGCGCTCAACTTTGCCGAGCAGCTTCGCCATGTGGTGCTGCCCCAGGCGCTGCGCATTGCGGTGCCACCCACGGTGGGGTTTTTGGTGCAGGTCATCAAGGGCACAGCGCTGGCCTCGGTCATCGGCTTTGTCGAGCTGACCAAGGCGGGCAGCATGATCTCCAACGCCACCTACCAACCGTTTCTTGTTTACGCCTGCGTGGCGTTGCTCTACTTTGCCCTGTGCTTCCCCGTGAGCCTGGTGGCGCAATCGCTTGAAAGGAAACTCCATGGCACCCGCCGCTGA
- a CDS encoding amino acid ABC transporter ATP-binding protein, with the protein MAPAAEATTTVATPVYPHDGILVGPPPIVDITALRKSYGTNEVLKGIDLKVARGEVIAIIGKSGSGKSTLLRCVNGLEQFQEGALSVNGKKLLHDNPAAMRELRQQVGMIFQGFNLFPHLSVGRNVMLAPTLVKARSPKDAEVQARKLLERVGLAEKFDAMPDQLSGGQQQRVAIARALAMEPQVLLCDEITSALDPELVGEVLRVVESLAQEGMTLMMVTHEMAFARKVSDRVIFMHQGRVHEMGTPAQLFGSPQTPELQQFLSSLHD; encoded by the coding sequence ATGGCACCCGCCGCTGAAGCCACCACCACCGTCGCTACCCCCGTCTACCCGCACGACGGCATCCTCGTCGGCCCACCCCCCATCGTCGATATCACCGCACTGCGCAAGTCCTATGGCACCAACGAGGTGCTCAAAGGGATCGATCTGAAAGTGGCGCGGGGCGAGGTCATCGCCATCATCGGCAAAAGCGGCTCGGGCAAGAGCACGCTGCTGCGCTGTGTGAATGGGCTCGAGCAGTTCCAGGAAGGCGCTTTGAGCGTGAACGGCAAGAAGCTGCTGCACGACAACCCCGCCGCCATGCGGGAGCTGCGCCAGCAGGTGGGCATGATCTTCCAGGGCTTCAACCTGTTCCCGCACCTCTCGGTGGGCCGCAACGTGATGCTGGCGCCCACGCTGGTCAAGGCCCGCAGCCCCAAAGACGCTGAGGTGCAGGCGCGCAAGCTGCTTGAACGCGTCGGTTTGGCCGAAAAGTTCGACGCCATGCCCGACCAGCTCTCAGGCGGGCAGCAGCAGCGCGTAGCCATTGCCCGAGCCCTGGCCATGGAGCCGCAGGTGCTGCTGTGCGACGAGATCACCTCGGCGCTGGACCCTGAGCTGGTGGGCGAGGTGCTGCGCGTGGTCGAGTCGCTAGCGCAGGAAGGCATGACGCTGATGATGGTCACGCACGAGATGGCGTTTGCCCGCAAGGTGAGCGACCGCGTGATCTTCATGCACCAAGGCCGGGTGCATGAAATGGGCACCCCCGCGCAGTTGTTTGGCAGCCCGCAAACGCCGGAGCTGCAGCAATTTCTGTCGTCGTTGCACGACTGA
- a CDS encoding EF-hand domain-containing protein, translating to MKTKQQLAPHTASPTNPASRATATGWTRHFEASSVVLFAALTLGTAGAVHAQSGASSTGTAPSKTVVGPANATPTAGQATFGGSSAGTSSEAAFQRADANHDGMLSPLEAATLPAIGNRFQALDKNKDQMLSREEFEAGVKS from the coding sequence ATGAAGACCAAGCAACAACTTGCACCCCACACCGCGAGCCCCACAAACCCGGCCAGCCGCGCCACGGCCACTGGCTGGACCCGGCACTTTGAAGCCAGCAGCGTGGTGCTGTTTGCGGCCTTGACGCTGGGCACTGCCGGTGCGGTGCACGCACAAAGCGGTGCCAGCAGCACGGGCACGGCACCGTCCAAAACCGTGGTGGGCCCAGCCAACGCCACGCCCACCGCAGGCCAGGCCACCTTTGGCGGCAGCAGTGCCGGCACCAGCAGCGAAGCAGCCTTTCAGCGCGCCGATGCCAACCACGACGGCATGCTCAGCCCGCTGGAAGCGGCCACGCTGCCAGCCATTGGCAACCGCTTTCAGGCGCTGGACAAGAACAAGGACCAGATGCTGTCGCGCGAAGAATTTGAAGCAGGCGTGAAGTCATAA
- a CDS encoding cob(I)yrinic acid a,c-diamide adenosyltransferase, producing the protein MGNRLTEIATRTGDAGTTGLGNNQRVSKNSLRIHAMGDVDELNSHIGLLLCERLPDGVRTLLVEIQHQLFNLGGELSIPGFELLKAEAVLALDDALAEHNAALPRLQEFILPAGTRAAAQAHVCRTVARRAERVVVALGNEEAINDAPRQYLNRLSDLMFVLARVLNRMDGGDDVYWRSERLARQEGA; encoded by the coding sequence ATGGGAAACCGCCTCACCGAAATCGCCACCCGCACCGGGGACGCTGGCACCACGGGCCTGGGTAACAACCAGCGCGTATCCAAGAACAGCCTGCGCATCCACGCCATGGGTGACGTGGACGAGCTGAACTCGCACATCGGCCTGCTGCTGTGTGAACGCCTGCCCGACGGCGTGCGCACGCTGTTGGTGGAGATCCAGCACCAGCTGTTCAACCTGGGCGGTGAGCTGTCCATTCCCGGCTTTGAGCTGCTCAAGGCCGAGGCGGTGCTTGCGCTGGACGACGCCCTGGCCGAGCACAACGCAGCCTTGCCGCGCCTGCAGGAGTTCATCCTGCCCGCAGGCACCCGCGCTGCGGCCCAGGCCCATGTCTGCCGCACCGTGGCCCGCCGCGCTGAGCGCGTGGTGGTGGCGCTGGGTAACGAAGAGGCGATCAACGATGCGCCCCGCCAGTACCTCAACCGCCTGTCCGATCTGATGTTCGTGCTCGCCCGTGTGCTCAATCGCATGGATGGCGGGGACGATGTGTATTGGAGAAGCGAGCGCCTGGCGCGCCAGGAGGGCGCTTAG
- a CDS encoding DUF4148 domain-containing protein: MNKNYRTLAALSVLALSSLAAQAQSVGAFGEGSNYPAAASAQGTLTRAAVAADLAAARTNGAMPHDAEGSDVAYSDASVHAARSRAEVRAEAIAASRADKTAHGEY, from the coding sequence ATGAACAAGAACTATCGCACTCTCGCCGCCCTGTCCGTTCTCGCACTGAGCTCCTTGGCTGCCCAAGCCCAATCGGTGGGCGCTTTTGGTGAAGGCTCCAACTACCCCGCCGCCGCATCGGCCCAAGGCACGCTGACCCGCGCCGCAGTGGCTGCCGATCTGGCCGCCGCCCGTACCAATGGCGCGATGCCGCACGATGCCGAAGGCTCTGACGTTGCTTACAGCGACGCCTCTGTGCACGCTGCCCGCAGCCGCGCTGAAGTGCGTGCCGAAGCCATCGCCGCCAGCCGCGCGGACAAGACGGCCCACGGCGAGTATTGA
- a CDS encoding hotdog fold thioesterase, with protein sequence MSIWKKPISVQSLNDTSANTVTSHLGIELTEVGDDFVRGRVPVDERTRQPFGLLHGGVSVVLAETLGSLGAYCASPEGHRAVGLDINANHLRAATSGWVTGTARPVHIGRTTQVWQIDMVNDAGELTCVSRITMAVLAPKD encoded by the coding sequence ATGTCCATCTGGAAAAAGCCCATCTCCGTCCAAAGCCTGAACGACACCAGCGCCAACACGGTCACCAGCCACTTGGGCATTGAACTGACAGAAGTGGGCGATGACTTCGTGCGCGGCCGCGTGCCGGTCGACGAGCGCACCCGCCAGCCGTTTGGCCTGCTGCATGGCGGCGTGAGCGTGGTGCTGGCCGAGACCCTGGGCTCGCTGGGTGCTTACTGCGCAAGCCCCGAGGGCCATCGCGCCGTGGGGCTGGACATCAATGCCAACCACCTGCGCGCCGCCACCAGCGGCTGGGTTACCGGCACGGCACGGCCAGTGCACATTGGTCGCACGACGCAGGTTTGGCAGATTGACATGGTCAACGACGCAGGCGAGCTGACCTGCGTCTCGCGCATCACCATGGCGGTGCTGGCGCCCAAGGACTGA
- a CDS encoding ABC transporter substrate-binding protein produces MLRRQFVTHAPRLVAALAAPALVRNVFAQEGGISSKSLTIGCSAALTGPLAGFGQDIKLGADAALAQINARGGIHGRAVQLQVVDDGYVPQRTTENIQQIISQGSAFALMSCVGTPNNAGILPLIDEAGIPYVAPFTGASSLRKGSRNVFHVRASYTDEVRRLVQRLAGMGLKDIGIVNLDNAYGREMLEDSTRFLAEQGLKPLVQAALATDGKNLSDVLAKVGQARPAAVLLATAGTASVELVRGLKKNLPGVLMAGLSVTLTSDGLKQLGDAGSGLAVTMVMPDPNRAKTALVRDYQAAMRAKGVQEFNLGTLEAYVNTRVLAEGLERAGADPTRSKLRTALAGIRNLDLGGLTIDYGGQAPYVGSRFIDMGVLNGSGRFVG; encoded by the coding sequence ATGCTGCGTCGCCAATTTGTCACCCATGCCCCTCGTCTGGTTGCTGCCCTGGCAGCTCCTGCACTGGTGCGCAATGTGTTTGCGCAAGAGGGCGGCATCAGCAGCAAGAGCCTGACGATTGGCTGCTCGGCAGCGCTCACTGGCCCGCTGGCGGGCTTTGGGCAGGACATCAAACTTGGCGCCGACGCCGCGCTGGCGCAGATCAACGCGCGTGGCGGCATCCATGGCCGAGCTGTGCAACTGCAGGTGGTGGACGATGGCTATGTGCCCCAGCGCACCACGGAGAACATCCAGCAAATCATCAGCCAGGGCAGTGCGTTTGCACTGATGTCCTGTGTGGGCACGCCCAACAACGCAGGCATCCTGCCTTTGATCGACGAAGCGGGCATTCCGTATGTGGCGCCGTTCACCGGGGCATCGTCGCTGCGCAAGGGCTCGCGCAACGTGTTCCATGTGCGGGCCAGCTACACCGACGAAGTGCGCCGCCTGGTGCAACGCCTGGCGGGCATGGGGCTCAAGGACATCGGCATCGTGAACTTGGACAACGCTTATGGGCGCGAAATGCTGGAAGACTCCACGCGCTTTTTGGCAGAGCAGGGCCTTAAGCCGCTGGTGCAGGCGGCCTTGGCCACCGATGGTAAGAACCTGAGCGATGTGCTGGCCAAGGTAGGCCAGGCGCGCCCGGCAGCGGTGCTGTTGGCCACAGCTGGCACGGCATCGGTCGAGCTGGTGCGCGGGCTGAAAAAGAACCTGCCCGGCGTGCTGATGGCGGGCCTGAGTGTGACCCTGACGAGCGATGGCCTCAAACAACTGGGCGATGCGGGCAGCGGTTTGGCGGTCACCATGGTGATGCCCGACCCCAACCGCGCCAAGACCGCGCTGGTGCGCGATTACCAGGCCGCCATGCGTGCCAAGGGGGTGCAGGAGTTCAACCTGGGCACGCTGGAGGCCTACGTCAACACCCGGGTGCTGGCCGAAGGCCTGGAGCGTGCCGGCGCAGACCCTACCCGCAGCAAGCTGCGCACCGCGCTGGCAGGCATTCGCAACCTAGACCTGGGGGGCCTCACCATCGACTACGGTGGTCAGGCCCCTTACGTGGGTTCCCGGTTTATCGATATGGGGGTGCTCAACGGTTCGGGCCGATTCGTCGGCTGA
- a CDS encoding ABC transporter substrate-binding protein, giving the protein MQRRQFTQSLVATSAGLLFATASRAVGVQDPMDSKTVSIGCSLGLTGPLASLARELKQGLDAGLAQANAKGIHSREIKLVALDDGYDAKRSEDNARKLIADANTVALISCMGTPNNQRILPLVDEAQIPYVAPQSGATSLRKAEHRSVFHVRASYSDEAQRLTQKLFSMGITDLAIVYQDTVFGREFLADVTAALKSTGQTAAPKAFKLDAEGKGVESVVGQAVAAKPMAVLLGTAGDVTAALVNEFKKVSPSTPLAATSVALSGDNLRQLGGKTAGLALSMVLPDSGRTSVALVREYQKAMRAAGFQDFSARSFEGYVNARVLAEGLERAGRELTRGKLRSALASLRSHDMGGMTVDFSGGAPYVGSRFVDLGILGANGRVVG; this is encoded by the coding sequence ATGCAACGTCGTCAATTCACACAATCGCTGGTGGCCACCAGCGCAGGCCTTCTCTTTGCCACCGCATCGCGCGCGGTGGGCGTGCAAGACCCCATGGACAGCAAAACCGTGTCCATCGGTTGTTCCTTGGGCCTGACAGGCCCTCTGGCCAGCCTGGCCCGCGAACTCAAGCAAGGTCTGGATGCCGGTCTGGCGCAGGCCAATGCCAAGGGCATCCATAGCCGCGAGATCAAGCTGGTGGCACTGGACGATGGCTACGACGCCAAGCGCTCGGAAGACAATGCCCGCAAGCTGATTGCCGACGCCAATACCGTCGCGCTGATCTCTTGCATGGGAACACCCAACAACCAGCGCATCCTGCCCCTGGTGGACGAAGCCCAGATCCCCTACGTCGCCCCCCAAAGCGGCGCCACGTCGCTGCGCAAGGCCGAGCACCGCTCGGTGTTTCATGTGCGCGCCAGCTATTCGGACGAGGCCCAGCGCCTGACGCAAAAGCTCTTTTCCATGGGCATCACCGACTTGGCCATCGTGTACCAGGACACGGTCTTCGGCCGCGAGTTTCTGGCCGATGTGACGGCGGCCCTCAAGTCCACCGGCCAGACGGCGGCGCCCAAGGCGTTCAAGCTGGATGCAGAGGGCAAGGGCGTTGAGAGCGTGGTAGGCCAGGCAGTGGCTGCCAAGCCCATGGCCGTGCTGCTGGGCACGGCCGGTGACGTGACAGCGGCGCTGGTCAATGAATTCAAGAAGGTATCGCCCAGCACCCCGCTGGCCGCCACCAGCGTGGCCTTGAGCGGTGACAACCTGCGCCAGTTGGGTGGCAAGACGGCAGGCCTGGCCCTGTCAATGGTGTTGCCCGACTCAGGCCGCACCAGCGTGGCACTGGTGCGTGAGTACCAAAAGGCTATGCGCGCAGCGGGCTTCCAGGATTTCTCTGCCCGCAGCTTTGAGGGCTACGTCAACGCCCGCGTGCTGGCCGAAGGTCTGGAGCGTGCAGGCCGCGAGCTGACCCGTGGCAAGCTGCGCTCTGCCTTGGCGAGCCTGCGCAGCCACGACATGGGAGGCATGACGGTGGACTTCAGCGGCGGCGCCCCCTACGTGGGCTCGCGCTTTGTGGACCTGGGCATCCTGGGCGCCAACGGCCGCGTGGTCGGCTGA
- a CDS encoding acetyl-CoA hydrolase/transferase family protein: MTLAERVRYPDFHSRIMTAQEAAALIPAGANVGMSGFTGAGYPKAIPLALAKRIEAEHAAGKSFRINVWTGASTAPELDGALAKVDGIDMRLPFQSDPICREKINTGKMQFNDMHLSHVAQHAWFGFLGHLDVAVIEVLGILPDGRLIPSTAVGNNKTWLDLADKVIIEVNSMVPEAMEGMHDVYYGTALPPHRKPIPLTQPHERIGEPYLRVDPAKVVAVVGTHQSDRNTVFAKPDEVSQKIASHIIDFLQAEVQKGRLPKQLLPLQSGVGNVANAVLAGLQDSPFEGLTGFTEVLQDGMLDLLRTGKMASASATAISLSTAALAEFASNLDFYRERILLRPQEISNHPELVRRLGIIGMNAMIEADIYGNVNSTHIMGSSMMNGIGGSGDFARNCYLSFFVTPSLAKGGSISSIVPMVSHVDHTEHDVQVIVTEQGLADLRGHSPTQRAELIIEHCAHPDFRPALRDYLARARKGATGQHTPHLLNEALSWHQRYVDTGSMR; encoded by the coding sequence ATGACCCTGGCAGAGCGCGTTCGTTACCCCGACTTTCACTCACGCATCATGACGGCGCAAGAGGCCGCAGCGTTGATTCCGGCAGGGGCCAACGTGGGGATGAGCGGCTTCACCGGGGCGGGCTATCCCAAGGCGATTCCGCTGGCGCTGGCCAAACGCATTGAGGCCGAACACGCGGCGGGCAAGTCGTTTCGCATCAATGTCTGGACGGGCGCGTCCACCGCGCCCGAACTGGACGGAGCCCTGGCCAAGGTGGATGGCATCGACATGCGCCTGCCGTTCCAGTCCGACCCCATCTGCCGCGAAAAGATCAACACGGGCAAGATGCAGTTCAATGACATGCACCTGTCGCACGTAGCGCAGCATGCCTGGTTTGGCTTTTTGGGCCATCTGGACGTTGCGGTCATTGAGGTGCTGGGGATTCTTCCCGATGGGCGGCTGATCCCGTCCACCGCCGTGGGCAACAACAAGACCTGGCTGGACCTGGCCGACAAAGTCATCATCGAAGTGAACTCCATGGTGCCCGAGGCCATGGAGGGCATGCACGATGTGTACTACGGCACGGCCCTGCCACCGCACCGCAAGCCGATTCCGCTCACGCAGCCCCACGAGCGCATTGGCGAGCCCTACCTGCGCGTAGACCCCGCCAAGGTGGTGGCCGTGGTGGGCACCCACCAAAGCGACCGCAACACCGTGTTTGCCAAGCCCGACGAAGTGTCGCAAAAGATCGCTTCGCACATCATCGACTTCTTGCAGGCCGAGGTACAGAAGGGCCGCCTTCCCAAGCAATTGCTGCCCCTGCAGTCGGGGGTGGGCAATGTGGCCAACGCCGTGCTGGCGGGCCTGCAGGACAGCCCTTTTGAGGGGCTGACCGGTTTCACCGAAGTGCTGCAAGACGGCATGCTCGACTTGCTGCGCACCGGCAAGATGGCTTCGGCATCGGCCACCGCCATCTCGCTGTCCACCGCTGCGCTGGCCGAGTTTGCGAGCAACCTGGACTTCTACCGCGAGCGCATCCTGCTGCGCCCTCAGGAAATCAGCAACCACCCCGAGCTGGTGCGGCGCCTGGGCATCATCGGCATGAACGCGATGATCGAGGCGGACATCTACGGCAACGTCAACTCCACCCACATCATGGGCTCCAGCATGATGAATGGCATTGGCGGCTCGGGCGACTTTGCCCGCAACTGCTACCTGTCGTTCTTCGTCACACCCTCGCTGGCCAAGGGCGGCTCCATCTCCAGCATCGTCCCCATGGTTTCGCATGTGGACCACACCGAGCACGATGTACAGGTCATCGTGACCGAGCAAGGCCTGGCCGATCTGCGCGGGCACTCGCCCACCCAGCGGGCCGAACTCATCATCGAGCACTGTGCCCACCCGGACTTCCGCCCCGCGCTGCGCGACTACCTGGCCCGCGCCCGCAAAGGCGCCACGGGCCAACATACGCCACACCTGCTGAACGAGGCCTTGTCCTGGCACCAAAGGTACGTGGACACAGGCTCCATGCGTTGA
- a CDS encoding solute carrier family 23 protein has translation MGFMDWKVKTPDVLERGGVVGPDERLPWPQTAVMGVQHVIAMFGATVLAPILMGFDPNVAILMSGLGTLIFFLITGGKVPSYLGSSFAFIGVVIAATSYAGKGANANIGIALGGIIACGLLYTLIGALVQAVGTGWIERCMPPVVTGSVVAVIGLNLAGIPIKNMAASNFDSWMQALTFVCVGLVAVLTRGMVQRLLILVGLIVASIAYAVLTNGLGLGKPMDLSALANAAWFGLPNFAAPVFSANAMLLIAPVAIILVAENLGHVKAVTAMTGQDLDRYMGRAFIGDGIATMVSGSAGGTGVTTYAENIGVMAATKIYSTAVFLLAGVFALVLGFSPKFGALIQTIPLPVMGGVSIVVFGLIAVAGAKIWVDNKVDFSQNKNLIVAAITLILGTGDFTLKFGDFALGGIGTATFGAIVLYALLNRSTD, from the coding sequence ATGGGATTCATGGACTGGAAAGTCAAAACCCCCGACGTGCTGGAGCGGGGCGGCGTGGTCGGCCCCGACGAGCGCCTGCCTTGGCCGCAAACCGCAGTAATGGGCGTGCAGCACGTCATCGCCATGTTCGGCGCCACCGTGCTGGCCCCCATCCTTATGGGGTTTGATCCGAACGTGGCCATCCTCATGAGTGGGCTGGGCACGCTGATCTTCTTCCTCATCACCGGCGGCAAAGTGCCCAGCTACCTGGGTTCGAGCTTCGCCTTCATTGGCGTGGTGATTGCAGCCACCAGTTATGCAGGCAAAGGCGCCAATGCCAACATCGGCATAGCGCTGGGCGGCATCATTGCCTGCGGCCTGCTCTACACGCTGATCGGCGCGCTGGTGCAAGCGGTGGGCACGGGCTGGATCGAGCGCTGCATGCCCCCCGTGGTCACTGGTTCAGTGGTGGCGGTGATTGGCCTGAACCTGGCGGGCATCCCCATCAAGAACATGGCCGCGAGCAACTTTGACAGCTGGATGCAGGCACTGACCTTTGTGTGCGTGGGCCTGGTGGCCGTGCTCACACGCGGCATGGTGCAGCGCCTGCTGATTCTGGTGGGGCTCATCGTGGCCAGCATCGCCTATGCAGTGCTGACCAACGGCCTGGGCCTGGGCAAGCCGATGGACCTGTCCGCCCTGGCCAACGCTGCCTGGTTTGGCCTGCCCAACTTTGCCGCACCCGTGTTCAGCGCCAACGCCATGCTGCTCATCGCCCCCGTGGCCATCATCCTGGTGGCTGAAAACCTGGGCCACGTCAAAGCTGTGACGGCCATGACGGGCCAGGACCTGGACCGCTACATGGGCCGCGCCTTCATCGGTGACGGCATTGCCACCATGGTCAGCGGCAGCGCAGGCGGCACGGGCGTGACCACCTATGCCGAAAACATCGGTGTGATGGCGGCCACCAAGATTTACTCCACCGCTGTGTTCCTGCTGGCTGGTGTGTTTGCGCTGGTGCTGGGCTTTAGCCCCAAGTTCGGCGCGCTGATCCAGACCATCCCCCTGCCGGTGATGGGTGGTGTCTCCATCGTGGTGTTCGGCCTGATCGCCGTGGCGGGCGCCAAGATTTGGGTGGACAACAAGGTGGACTTCTCGCAAAACAAGAACCTGATCGTGGCCGCCATCACGCTCATCCTGGGCACGGGCGACTTCACGCTCAAGTTCGGCGACTTCGCCCTCGGCGGCATCGGTACCGCCACGTTCGGCGCCATCGTGCTGTACGCGCTGCTCAATCGGTCTACCGACTGA